AATTTACAGACAATTTTCTTGGCTTTCTTGAAAAGTTCAGGTTTGAAGGCGATATTTACGGAGTGAGAGACGGGGAAGTCGTTTTCCCAGGTGAGCCGCTTGTGAAAGTCAAGTCAAGCCTTGCCCAGGGCCAGTTGGTTGAGACGATACTCCTTAATACAATAGGGTTCCAGACCCTTGTCGCAACAAAGGCATCAAGGGTGTGCCAAGGCGCCGCAGCGGCCGGGGTGATTGATTTTGGCCTCAGGCGCGCACAGGGTGGAGAAGCCGGACTTAAGGCCTCAAAGGCTGCCTATGTCGGAGGCTGCATTGGCACATCAAACCTCCTTGCCGGAAGTAATTATGGCATCCCTGTATTTGGGACTGTAGCACAC
Above is a window of Candidatus Parvarchaeota archaeon DNA encoding:
- a CDS encoding nicotinate phosphoribosyltransferase, which produces MKNLTGFVTNANYQLLVDLYELNMAQAYLNEGMDKPAIFDLGIRGPIKNRGYLIACGIGEAAALVKNISFSPESIEYLKGLKKFTDNFLGFLEKFRFEGDIYGVRDGEVVFPGEPLVKVKSSLAQGQLVETILLNTIGFQTLVATKASRVCQGAAAAGVIDFGLRRAQGGEAGLKASKAAYVGGCIGTSNLLAGSNYGIPVFGTVAH